The following is a genomic window from Deinococcus yavapaiensis KR-236.
CAACGGGAAATTCCTCAAGCATGTTCTTCGCGCCCAAGCACGGACGGTCGCGGGCTGAGCTAGGAACTCGCTCAGCCCACGACCGCCCACGCCTTGTAAACTCTTCTTCCGGCTCGGGCCCGCCTTGCCCGATTGCCAAAAGGAGCGCGCGCATGTCACGCAACTTCACGTCGAAAAACCTCCAGTACTTCGACTTCATCATGGGCGCGTTCGCCGTGACGCTCGTCATCTCGAACGTCGCGTCCACGAAAGTCGCCACTTTGAACCTCGGGGCTCTCAAGCCGGTGTTCGACGGGGGCACGTTCCTCTTTCCCCTCACGTACATCTTCGGCGACGTCCTCACCGAGGTGTACGGCTTCAAGCGCGCGCGGCGCGTGATCTGGTTCGGCCTCGCCATGAACTTGCTGGCGAGTCTCACCTTCGCCCTCGTCGGCTGGCTTCCCACCGACCCGAGCAGCCCCACGAAAGGCGCGTTCGAGACCGTCCTCGGCTTCGTGCCGCAGATCGTCCTCGCGAGCACCCTCGCGTTCTTCGTCGGCGAGTTCCTGAATTCCACGGTGCTCGCCAAACTCAAGGTCGCCACGAACGGCAAGTGGCTGTGGACGCGCACGATCGGCTCGACGTTGATCGGACAGGCCGCGGATACGCTCACCTTCACCCTCATCGCGTTCGGAATCGGTGCGAACGCCCTCCCGGCGAGCGTCTTGTGGAGCATCATCGCGTTCAACTACGCGTACAAAGTCGGACTGGAAATTCTCCTGACGCCCTTGACGTACCTCGTCGTGAATTTCTTGAAGCGCGCCGAGCAAGAAGATCACTTCGATCGCGGCACGAAGTTCAATCCGTTCGGCTTGAGCGTGGAACGCTAGGAGGACGTCGTGCGCTCCACCTTCCCGATTCTGCTTCGCGACTTCCTGCTCGCGTTCGTGGCGCTGTTCCTCGTGTTCACGCTGCTGAGGTACTTCGGCTGGCTGAACTTCACCGGAACGCGCGGCGATCTGATCGCGTCCATGCGCGCCGAGATCTTGCCGTCCTTGCTGTGGGGGCTCGCGTACGCCGCGTTGCGAGTCATGCGCAAACGTTGACGAGACGACGCGGGCGAAGAGGGACAGGTGCCCGCCGCGGGGCGTGCTAGCTTACACTTCGTGAACCTCAAGCGATTCGTGACCGGCCTCGCCTTGACATTGCCGCTCGTGCTCAGTGCGTGCGGCAGTCGCGATATCCAAGGCGTGAAAACCTTCGACTTCAAGAGCGGTGAGCACAAAGCCGGCCCTATCAGCTATCCCGAGACGCCGCCGGCGGGCGGTCCGCACAACCCGACTTGGCAAAACTGCGGCGTGTACGACCGTCCCATTTACGACTTTCTCGCCGTGCACGCCTTGGAGCACGGCGCCGTGTGGATCGCGTACCGCCCCGATCTCGCGAGCGAGGACGTGGACCGCCTGCGCACGCTCGTGGACGGACGCCTCAAGACCCTTCTCGCGCCTTACCCCGGCTTGAAGTCGCCGGTCGTGATCACCGCGTGGAACAACCAACTCGCCGTCGACTCCGCGTCCGACGAGCGCCTCAAGGCATTTCTCGACAAGTACGAGGACGGCCCTCAAACGCCCGAGCGCGGCGCGGCCTGCACGAACGGTTCGTCCGAGACGCGCTGACGTGAGCGACTTCGCCAGTCGCTCTTTCGATCTCGCCGCCGCCCGCGAAGCTCTGCGCTCTGCCCGCCGCGTCGCCGTCCTCACCGGGGCGGGCGTGAGCGCCGAAAGTGGCATCCCTACCTTTCGCGACGCCCAGACGGGCCTTTGGGCCCGCTTTCGCCCTGACGATCTCGCGTCACCGAGCGCGTATGCCCGCGATCCGCTGTTCGTGTGGTCGTGGTACAAGGAACGCTACGAGGTTTGCGCGAAGGCCTCGCCGAACGAAGGGCACGTTCGCTTGGCCGAGATGGAGCGTGACAACGCGGGCGGCGTCACCGTCGTCACGCAGAACGTGGACGGTCTGCATGTGCGAGCGGGCAGCAGGAACGTCGTGGAAGTGCACGGCAACCTCACCACGAGCCGCTGCGAACGCTGCGGCAACGTCGACCCCCTGCCGCCTCCGGACGCCTTCGACCTTCCACCGCACTGCTCGAAGTGCGGTTCGCGCGCCCGCCCGAACGTCGTGTGGTTCGGCGAGACGCTGCCCGAACTCGCTTTGGAGCGCGCCTACCTCGCCTTCGAGGAAGCGAGCGTCGCCCTCGTGATCGGCACCAGCAGCGTCGTGTATCCCGCCGCCGCCCTGCCCGAAGTCACGCTGCACCGCGGCGGCGTCCTCATCGAAATCAATCCCGAAGAGACGCCCCTGAGCCGCAAAGCGCACCTCAGCCTTCGAGCGACGGCGTCGGAAGGCTTGCGGGCCTTGACCGCCGAACCTCGCACGAACGGGTGACGCGCTCCGCGCTTCCCGACGTCAACCCAACTCGTGGTACTGCCCGCGGAAGTACAGCAGCGGATCGTCGTCCGTGTAACGGCTGTACTCGATCTCGCCGAAGAACAAGACGTGGTCGCCTCCTTCGACTTCCCGTTCCTTGCGGCAGACGAGCTGCGCGATCGCGCCGCCGATGAGGGGGAGACCTTCGAAATCCACCCACGGGACTTCGAGGTCGCCGCCGCGCCGAGCGAAGTGATTGCTGAGTTCACGTTGAGCGGCCGAGAGGATGCTCACGCCGAATCGGTTCGTGTCCTTCAGAGCTTGCAGCATCGCCGCCTTGTGGTCGACGCTCACGAGGATGAGGGGCGGCTCCAAGGACACGCTGAGAAATGCGCTGGCGGTCATGCCGCGCCGCTCTCCCTCGGAAGACGTCGCGGTGATGATCGTGACACCGCTCGCCCAGCGGCCCAGCGTCTGACGAAACTCGTGAGGAGGAATCGACATGAAGGGAGTGTAGCAAGTCGGGTCGTCAATCCTGTTCCAGCGGGTACTCTCTCGTGGCGCGCACTGCCAAGCGGATCAGGAAGACGTAGAAGACCGCGACCGCCCCGACGACGATGAAGCCCGGCAAGTTCCCGATCGACGCGAGCTCCAGAAAGCCGAGGAAGGACGGGCGGGCTCCCGGATCTCGAGACAAGTCGAGCTTGGCGATCCAGGCGATCAGGACGGCGGCGTACACCCACAGGTAGTTGCGCCTCAGCCGCCAGCCG
Proteins encoded in this region:
- a CDS encoding queuosine precursor transporter, with translation MSRNFTSKNLQYFDFIMGAFAVTLVISNVASTKVATLNLGALKPVFDGGTFLFPLTYIFGDVLTEVYGFKRARRVIWFGLAMNLLASLTFALVGWLPTDPSSPTKGAFETVLGFVPQIVLASTLAFFVGEFLNSTVLAKLKVATNGKWLWTRTIGSTLIGQAADTLTFTLIAFGIGANALPASVLWSIIAFNYAYKVGLEILLTPLTYLVVNFLKRAEQEDHFDRGTKFNPFGLSVER
- a CDS encoding DUF3105 domain-containing protein, whose translation is MNLKRFVTGLALTLPLVLSACGSRDIQGVKTFDFKSGEHKAGPISYPETPPAGGPHNPTWQNCGVYDRPIYDFLAVHALEHGAVWIAYRPDLASEDVDRLRTLVDGRLKTLLAPYPGLKSPVVITAWNNQLAVDSASDERLKAFLDKYEDGPQTPERGAACTNGSSETR
- a CDS encoding SIR2 family NAD-dependent protein deacylase; translation: MSDFASRSFDLAAAREALRSARRVAVLTGAGVSAESGIPTFRDAQTGLWARFRPDDLASPSAYARDPLFVWSWYKERYEVCAKASPNEGHVRLAEMERDNAGGVTVVTQNVDGLHVRAGSRNVVEVHGNLTTSRCERCGNVDPLPPPDAFDLPPHCSKCGSRARPNVVWFGETLPELALERAYLAFEEASVALVIGTSSVVYPAAALPEVTLHRGGVLIEINPEETPLSRKAHLSLRATASEGLRALTAEPRTNG
- a CDS encoding flavin reductase family protein, whose product is MSIPPHEFRQTLGRWASGVTIITATSSEGERRGMTASAFLSVSLEPPLILVSVDHKAAMLQALKDTNRFGVSILSAAQRELSNHFARRGGDLEVPWVDFEGLPLIGGAIAQLVCRKEREVEGGDHVLFFGEIEYSRYTDDDPLLYFRGQYHELG